Below is a window of Brevinematia bacterium DNA.
TTCATACGTTTAGCAAGGTATCTTGCGGTCTTTATTCCCATTATATATGCTATGAATACTGTAAGCGTTAGGGAAAGGAGAATCTTGGTAGCTGTTATAAGGAAAGAAAAAGTGTAGTTGCTACTGACCGGTATCAGATTTATCAGGAAGTTTATCGTGAAAGATGAGAAAATACTTATTATTGTGACTTTTATTCCTTCGTAGAGTATATCCTCTTTATTGCTGATGTTACGATGTTCTACTGCTATTATAAATGCGAGAGAGGCAAAACTGCTGATCACAAACGCCAGTGGTATTCCTAAGTATGATCTAAGAGTTATGAAGATTATGGTATTTGCTAGGATATTCATTACAACGCCTATTATTGAGCTAATTAGTGGGGTTCTAGTGTCTCTTCTGGCGAAGCTAATTCTGGAAAGAAGTGAGCTTAGTGATAGCAGGTAAGTTGCTATTGCATAAATTGAGAATAGCTCTTGAGTCAGTTTTAGTGCCAACGTGGAGTATTTCCCTTCGCTTCCAAGGAATATTCCAGATATATCTCTGTAAATCATTCTAACAATGTCATAGCTTAGAATGACCATAACTGTGGTTATGGGAATGATGAGAAAATTTAAAACCTTCAAACTTTGCTCTGAGAGTTTTCGGAAGTTATCAATTTCGTTTTTTGAAAAATGTTCTGATAAAGCTTTCAGTCCAACTATTGATACAGCAACGGAGAACATACCTATTGGCACCTGAACCAAAAGATAGGCGTTTG
It encodes the following:
- a CDS encoding lipid II flippase MurJ; translation: LKRESSEESNHISLREFLRFDSYIRSFIGGFFSVILLSLVVQVNGIVSRFFGSFFDGVVAASTNAYLLVQVPIGMFSVAVSIVGLKALSEHFSKNEIDNFRKLSEQSLKVLNFLIIPITTVMVILSYDIVRMIYRDISGIFLGSEGKYSTLALKLTQELFSIYAIATYLLSLSSLLSRISFARRDTRTPLISSIIGVVMNILANTIIFITLRSYLGIPLAFVISSFASLAFIIAVEHRNISNKEDILYEGIKVTIISIFSSFTINFLINLIPVSSNYTFSFLITATKILLSLTLTVFIAYIMGIKTARYLAKRMKTLYARNH